In the genome of Podospora pseudocomata strain CBS 415.72m chromosome 2 map unlocalized CBS415.72m_2.2, whole genome shotgun sequence, one region contains:
- the PWP2 gene encoding U3 snoRNP protein (COG:A; EggNog:ENOG503NVZP; BUSCO:EOG09260E2O) — translation MKTDFKFSNLLGTVYCQGNLLFSPDGTHLFSPVGNRVTVFNLVDNKSYTLPFAHRKNISRIGLTPQGNILLSVDEDGHAILTNIPRRVVLYHFSFKSKVTALSFAPSGRHFAVGLGRKIEVWHVPSTPDTNEEGDLEFAPFVRHHTHTQHFDDVRHIEWSHDSRFFLSASKDLTARIWSLNAEEGFTPTVLSGHKQGVVAAWFSKDQETIYTVSKDGAVFDWQYVAKPGQDEDEVMDEEDMQWRIVDKHYFMQNGATLRCAAFHPESNLLVAGFSNGIFGLYEMPDFNQIHTLNISQNEIDFVTINKSGEWLAFGASKLGQLLVWEWQSESYILKQQGHFDAMNALVYSPDGQRIVTTADDGKIKVWDIESGFCIVTFTEHTSGITACEFAKKGNVLFTASLDGSIRAWDLIRYRNFRTFTAPERLSFSCMAVDPSGEVVAAGSIDSFDIHIWSVQTGQLLDRLTGHEGPVSSLAFAPNGGLLVSGSWDKTARIWSIFNRTQTSEPLQLMSDVLDIAFRPDSLQIAISTLDGQLTFWSVSEATQVSGVDGRRDVSGGRRITDRRTAANVSGTKSFNTIRYSMDGSCVLTGGNSKYICLYSATTMVLLKKFTVSVNLALSGTQEFLNSKLVTEAGPAALLDDQGEASDLEDRIDRSLPGAKRGDPGARRKNPEVRVTGVAFSPSGTSFCACSTEGLLIYSLDSTVQFDPFDLNMEITPASTLGVLQNEKDYLKALVMAFRLNEAGLVQRVFQAIPYKDIGLVVENFPTVYVARLLRYVAAQTEQSPHVEFCMLWIKALVDKHGAWLMANRGKVDVELRIVSRAVAKMRDEIRRLADDNVYTVEYLIGQANSKAAQAGKGPKTIERNANGDLEVKALPSTQKEVTMDDMLEEESEGEWIGIE, via the coding sequence atGAAGACGGATTTCAAGTTCTCCAATCTGCTGGGGACAGTCTACTGCCAGGGCAATCTGCTGTTCAGTCCCGACGGCACCCATCTCTTCTCTCCTGTCGGCAACAGGGTCACAGTCTTCAACCTTGTCGACAACAAGTCATACACGCTCCCCTTCGCCCACCGAAAGAACATCTCGAGGATAGGCCTGACCCCCCAGGGAAATATTCTCCTCTCTGTCGACGAAGATGGCCATGCCATTCTCACCAACATCCCGCGTCGTGTCGTACTATACCACTTTTCCTTCAAGTCAAAAGTAACCGCCCTCTCGTTTGCGCCATCGGGTCGCCATTTCGCAGTTGGATTGGGGAGGAAAATCGAGGTCTGGCACGTCCCATCGACTCCAGATACCAACGAGGAAGGCGATCTCGAATTTGCGCCGTTTGTGCgccaccacacacacacacaacactTTGACGATGTCCGGCACATCGAGTGGTCGCACGACTCCCGCTTCTTCCTCAGCGCATCCAAGGATCTGACTGCGAGGATATGGAGCTTGAACGCAGAAGAAGGGTTCACGCCCACGGTTTTGTCGGGACATAAGCAGGGCGTGGTCGCTGCCTGGTTCTCCAAGGACCAAGAAACAATTTACACAGTCAGCAAGGACGGAGCCGTCTTTGACTGGCAGTATGTCGCAAAGCCAGggcaagacgaggatgaggtcatggatgaggaggatatgCAATGGCGGATCGTTGACAAGCACTACTTTATGCAAAACGGCGCAACCCTTCGATGCGCCGCTTTTCACCCCGAATCAAATCTTTTGGTCGCTGGTTTCTCGAACGGTATCTTTGGATTGTACGAGATGCCCGATTTCAACCAGATTCACACCCTTAATATCTCGCAAAACGAAATCGACTTCGTAACGATCAACAAGAGTGGCGAGTGGCTCGCTTTCGGTGCGTCAAAGTTGGGTCAGCTTTTGGTGTGGGAGTGGCAGTCAGAATCATACATCCTGAAGCAACAAGGGCACTTTGACGCCATGAATGCGCTGGTCTACTCCCCAGATGGCCAAAGAATTGTCACGACGGCCGACGACGGCAAGATCAAGGTGTGGGATATCGAGTCTGGGTTCTGCATAGTAACGTTTACCGAGCACACAAGCGGCATTACAGCGTGCGAGTTCGCCAAGAAGGGCAATGTTCTTTTCACAGCCAGTTTGGACGGGTCCATCAGAGCGTGGGATTTGATCAGATACAGAAACTTCAGGACGTTTACCGCCCCTGAAAGATTATCCTTCTCCTGCATGGCAGTTGATCCAAGCGGCGAAGTTGTTGCGGCTGGTTCTATCGACTCTTTCGACATTCACATTTGGTCCGTCCAGACCGGCCAGCTCCTAGACAGACTTACCGGGCACGAGGGGCCGGTTTCTTCGCTTGCCTTTGCCCCCAACGGTGGTCTCTTGGTTAGTGGCAGTTGGGACAAGACGGCTAGGATATGGTCCATCTTCAACCGAACACAAACCAGCGAGCCTCTGCAGCTCATGTCGGATGTCTTGGATATTGCCTTCAGACCAGACTCCCTACAGATTGCCATCTCCACACTAGACGGCCAGCTGACGTTTTGGTCTGTATCAGAAGCCACCCAAGTCTCCGGTGTCGACGGACGCCGCGATGTATCAGGCGGCCGCAGAATCACAGATCGCCGGACGGCAGCCAACGTCTCGGGCACCAAGagcttcaacaccatccgcTACAGCATGGACGGCTCCTGCGTCCTCACGGGCGGCAACAGCAAGTACATCTGCCTCTACTCGGCCACAACAATGGTGCTCCTCAAGAAATTCACCGTCAGCGTCAACCTCGCGCTGTCGGGCACGCAAGAGTTCCTCAACAGCAAGCTCGTCACCGAAGCCGGtcccgccgccctcctcgacgaccaaGGCGAGGCTTCCGATCTGGAAGACCGCATCGACAGGTCGCTGCCCGGCGCCAAGAGGGGCGATCCCGgcgcgaggaggaagaaccCAGAGGTCAGAGTCACGGGCGTGGCTTTCTCGCCGAGCGGGACATCCTTCTGCGCCTGCTCGACAGAAGGCCTGTTGATTTACAGTCTGGACAGCACCGTTCAGTTTGATCCGTTTGATCTCAACATGGAGATCACGCCCGCTTCGACGCTGGGTGTTTTGCAAAATGAAAAGGATTACCTCAAGGCGCTGGTCATGGCGTTCCGTCTCAATGAGGCGGGGTTGGTCCAAAGGGTGTTCCAGGCCATCCCTTACAAAGATattggtttggtggtggaaaacTTCCCTACTGTTTACGTGGCGAGGCTGCTGCGGTATGTGGCCGCCCAGACGGAGCAGTCCCCTCACGTGGAGTTCTGCATGCTGTGGATCAAGGCTCTCGTGGACAAGCACGGCGCGTGGTTGATGGCCAACCGGGGCAAGGTCGATGTCGAGTTGAGGATTGTGTCGAGGGCGGTGGCCAAGATGAGGGACGAGATTAGACGGCTGGCGGATGATAACGTCTACACGGTTGAGTACCTGATTGGGCAGGCCAACAGCAAGGCGGCGCAGGCTGGAAAGGGGCCCAAGACTATCGAACGGAATGCTAATGGGGATTTGGAGGTCAAGGCTCTGCCGTCGACGCAGAAGGAGGTCACGATGGATGATATGCTGGAGGAAGAAAGTGAAGGGGAGTGGATCGGGATAGAGTGA
- a CDS encoding uncharacterized protein (COG:S; EggNog:ENOG503NVNJ) — protein MTSLRLFGSAPKARHLARVSLINTRPSHHHHQLRMSSSTQTMHLLPDNTGLWGITQTPSAAAKTSELLQQDMENHHVFFNQSGFHNHIPHHLLALYGTGAGPSHLQSAYDTNASYQRPVLPVHKSVTLTPETLTEYYGKEEYYPDFLTFFQSEIDRLGWKETVTRYLFEEGEGKEDLIIRLFGGFLHPLIQLMYGLEWGLTGVVAEGLAQAAVHRDDLREFLLTAEEKGRGREEGETVLGLLREAEGLKGAARSEDGNKIRDGVLVRAKGEMVDLAGRVKVGEGEVEGRTREMFNGAVYVAAGAAVSMTDRKKVPKFDFFLMHHVNAAPFFVTMNKMDWVPEKTKRRLLEWKIRMDLLQYVARGCPELRVERLEGYEPKQPGKAKMVEEIVSRLHGFGDDGHAIKLGRATVVCRNICREYEEKEGFMIKGGLWEKICHLIVDSVEAPGEHWVRSAGFEEAWKDIPNVDDSKL, from the exons ATGACCTCCCTCCGTCTCTTCGGCTCTGCTCCCAAAGCAAGACACCTCGCCCGTGTATCACTCATCAATACTAGAccatctcatcaccaccaccagctcagGATGTCTTCTTCCACCCAAACAATGCACCTCTTACCCGACAACACGGGCCTCTGGGGGAtaacccaaaccccctccgccgcagCCAAAACCTCGGAGCTATTACAGCAAGACATGGAG AACCACCACGTCTTCTTCAACCAGTCCGGCTTccacaaccacatcccccaccacctcctcgccttgTACGGCACCGGCGCGGGGCCATCACACCTCCAGTCTGCCTATGACACCAACGCTTCGTACCAACGGCCGGTGTTGCCTGTTCATAAATCAGTGACTCTCACACCGGAGACATTGACAGAATACTACGGTAAAGAAGAGTACTACCCGGACTTTTTAACATTTTTCCAATCTGAGATCGACCGGTTGGGATGGAAGGAGACAGTGACGAGGTATTTatttgaagagggggagggaaaggaggatTTGATAATCAGGTTGTTTGGAGGGTTTTTGCACCCGCTGATTCAGCTCATGTATGGGCTTGAGTGGGGGCTGactggggtggtggcggaggggttggcgcAGGCGGCTGTTCACAGGGATGATCTCAGGGAGTTTTTGTTGACTGCTGAAGAAAAGGGACGGGGgcgggaagaaggggagacggtgctggggttgttACGGGAGGCGGAGGGACTGAAAGGGGCGGCGAGGTCGGAGGATGGGAATAAGATCCGGGATGGGGTTTTGGTGCGGGcaaagggggagatggttgACTTGGCTGGGAGGGTcaaggtgggggagggggaggtggaggggaggacgagggagatgTTTAATGGGGCGGTTTATGTCGCGGCTGGGGCGGCGGTAAGCATGACTGACCGAAAAAAGGTGCCGAAGTTTGATTTTTTTCTGATGCACCATGTCAACGCGGCACCGTTTTTTGTCACGATGAACAAGATGGATTGGGTGCcggagaaaacaaaaaggaggttgttggagtgGAAGATTAGGATGGACTTGTTGCAGTATGTGGCTAGGGGGTGTCCTGAGCTGAGGGTGGAAAGGTTGGAGGGGTATGAGCCGAAGCAGCCTGGAAAGGcgaagatggtggaggagattgtgagTAGGTTGCatgggtttggggatgatgggcaTGCTATCAAGCTGGGGAGGGCGACGGTGGTTTGTAGGAATATTTGTCGGGAGtatgaagagaaagaagggtTCATGATTAAAGGAGGGTTGTGGGAGAAGATATGCCACTTGATTGTTGACTCGGTTGAGGCGCCGGGGGAGCATTGGGTGAGGAGTGCcgggtttgaggaggctTGGAAG GACATACCCAACGTCGACGACAGCAAGTTGTAG
- a CDS encoding uncharacterized protein (COG:U; EggNog:ENOG503NUKE) produces MDPPADNGTDGSSIRPVSSLLAKFEGLTTKPGDSQPGTPTRNASPTPAPAPAPKPGRLRERDPSPSTTTPREPPLIPAMRPKDKLTLQSLHPVSANASASSSPVRTVPPPVSPRAKPTNAPALTVEPPHSPPKRGVGGIPTGDRPAFVSTDSLVKSSSPAKAGNQFNLSSRTQTPSAEPRKSPRVAPARPPSPPPPRRSVELRREREMGHKPVPPPINRAEKPNSRFTLFEQPSRPAQSSQPIDIQKRPSPKVSPFNSPPSSGGSPDEEDVPPVLPTRPRQQQPHHQQQHSLHQQHGNQHQPSVGVKRSNTFHVGFDPPPQHHSLAARRRGKDEPLTPQITGDRPALPARPQSIIESVRAANSVSAPPPRPPRPGVNTSVATAIQQKRISSTPVTQAPPPIPRLNGRSVTAADRMPGRVSNEHHAPPPPTPVEARPAEAQIAGSHKADLGYPDTSRTNRSKPYLHKGAREIATKYDSRMFDVCGAFVCTTGGYTRAWNVMDGELVMSLAMSEGMKGASVAFKPGESVDEEGARIWIGTNNGELLEADVLSQSIVNNRPNAHGRYEIIRIYRHFNELWTLDDSGTLHVWGPADGSNLPSLAYPPTQTFRVPKGHVFSMVVGDELWHATGKEIRVFLPTLDGRTQFQVLIRPLIQDGAGEVTSGTLLASEPDKVFFGHNDGKVSIYSRKNYACLGVMNISQYKINSLTGAGRYLWAGYNTGKISVYDMGQTPWAVKKDWQAHDNPVVKLISDQSSFYKLDRHQVVSLGADNMLRVWDGLLQDDWLQAKMKQHDARYCHFEKIKALILTWNAGASTPNSLNYSNDDRVFIENLLRSSDSPDIIVFGFQELVDLEDKTLTAKRFLKPKKKEGTDQERMSHQYRNWLAHLKQSLDQHMDGELYHVLHSAPLVGLFTAIFVKADLLGRISNLNSAEVKRGMGGLHGNKGAIVVRFMVDDTSLCFVNCHLAAGQSGANQRHNDIAAILEASLLPGERDASVRFDSFVGGGDGTMILDHELCLLNGDLNYRIDTMSRDTVVTAVKAGNLAKLLERDQLLVARRRNPGFRLRAFEELPITFAPTYKYDVGTDNYDTSEKRRSPAWCDRLLFRCGAGRGRIEQLDYTRHEVRVSDHRPVSGRFRFEVKKVRSKERAQVWMECQQEFEDLRGREGRGEKFFYLTNVIGYDELTATQLIEQQQRSSRSAVGGRRDHRSPSGQRE; encoded by the exons ATGGATCCCCCAGCTGACAACGGGACTGACGGCTCGTCGATT AGACCTGTCTCGTCGCTATTGGCAAAGTTTGAAGGCTTGACCACCAAGCCCGGCGACTCGCAACCCGGTACACCAACCCGAAATgcatccccaaccccggcgccggcgccggcccCGAAGCCTGGTCGACTCCGTGAGCGGGATCCGAGTCCCTCGACCACAACGCCCCGCGAGCCCCCTCTAATACCAGCGATGCGACCCAAAGACAAGTTGACGCTCCAGAGCCTTCACCCTGTATCCGCGAACGCCAGTGCTTCGAGCTCGCCAGTACGaactgttcctcctcctgttaGCCCGAGGGCCAAACCCACGAACGCCCCGGCGCTCACCGTTGAGCCCCCGCATTCACCCCCGAAGAGAGGCGTAGGAGGCATTCCTACTGGTGACCGTCCGGCATTTGTTAGCACCGACTCTCTTGTAAAGTCCTCATCTCCGGCGAAGGCGGGGAACCAGTTCAACTTGTCGAGCAGAACTCAGACGCCGTCGGCGGAACCCCGAAAGTCCCCGCGTGTGGCGCCTGCCCGCCCCccgtcacctcctccacctaGACGGTCGGTAGAGTTGCGGCGGGAACGAGAGATGGGCCATAAGCCAGTACCGCCTCCGATCAACCGGGCAGAGAAACCTAATTCACGTTTCACTCTGTTCGAGCAACCGAGCAGACCCGCTCAGTCGAGTCAGCCTATTGATATTCAGAAGAGGCCGAGTCCCAAGGTGTCGCCTTTCAACAGTCCACCTAGCAGCGGAGGATCGccagatgaggaagatgttCCCCCAGTCTTGCCTACGAGGCCgcgacaacagcaaccgcatcaccaacagcaacataGTCTTCATCAGCAGCACGGAAATCAGCATCAGCCCTCTGTCGGTGTAAAGAGGTCAAATACCTTCCACGTCGGTTTCGACCCGCCACCTCAGCACCATTCATTAGCCGCAAGGAGACGAGGCAAGGACGAGCCTCTAACACCGCAAATCACTGGCGACCGGCCTGCGCTGCCTGCACGACCACAGAGCATCATCGAGTCGGTCCGCGCTGCAAATTCTGTCtcagcaccacctccacggCCTCCACGGCCGGGAGTCAACACGAGCGTAGCGACAGCAATCCAACAGAAGCGGATATCCTCGACACCAGTAACACAGGCGCCCCCTCCTATTCCACGGCTCAACGGCAGGTCCGTGACGGCGGCGGATCGGATGCCCGGGAGAGTGTCCAACGAACATCAcgctccacctcctccaacacccgtCGAAGCTAGGCCCGCTGAAGCTCAAATCGCGGGCTCACACAAGGCCGATTTGGGATATCCAGACACGTCAAGAACGAACCGAAGCAAGCCATACTTGCATAAAGGGGCTCGCGAAATTGCCACAAAATACGACAGCCGCATGTTTGATGTCTGCGGGGCCTTTGTCTGCACAACAGGCGGTTATACAAGGGCGTGGAATGTTATGGACGGGGAGCTGGTTATGAGCTTGGCCATGAGCGAGGGCATGAAGGGCGCATCCGTGGCCTTCAAACCGGGAGAGAGcgtcgacgaggagggcgCGAGGATATGGATCGGAACCAACAATGGCGAGTTGTTGGAAGCCGATGTCTTGTCGCAAAGTATTGTCAACAACAGACCAAACGCGCACGGCCGCTACGAGATTATCAGGATATACAGGCATTTCAACGAGCTGTGGACTTTGGACGACAGTGGGACACTTCACGTTTGGGGGCCGGCCGATGGTAGTAATCTGCCCAGTTTGGCTTACCCTCCTACACAGACCTTTCGCGTGCCTAAGGGTCATGTATTTTCcatggtggttggtgatgaactTTGGCACGCCACAGGCAAGGAAATCAGGGTTTTCCTACCAACTCTTGACGGCAGGACACAGTTCCAGGTTCTCATCCGACCTCTAATTCAAGATGGCGCTGGTGAAGTTACGTCGGGTACTCTTCTCGCCTCAGAGCCGGACAAGGTGTTCTTTGGCCACAACGACGGCAAAGTCAGCATTTATTCGAGGAAAAACTACGCTTGCCTTGGCGTGATGAATATCAGCCAATACAAGATCAACTCCCTTACTGGTGCGGGACGATACCTCTGGGCAGGATACAACACTGGCAAAATCTCGGTCTACGACATGGGCCAAACGCCATGGGCCGTTAAGAAGGACTGGCAAGCCCATGATAACCCGGTTGTGAAGCTGATCTCTGACCAGTCGAGCTTTTACAAGCTGGATCGTCACCAGGTGGTCTCCCTCGGCGCGGATAATATGTTGCGTGTTTGGGATGGTTTACTTCAAGACGACTGGCTGCAGGCCAAGATGAAGCAGCATGATGCGAGGTACTGCCACTTTGAAAAGATCAAGGCGTTGATTCTGACGTGGAATGCGGGAGCTTCGACGCCGAATAGTCTCAACTATTCGAATGATGACAGGGTGTTCATCGAGAATTTGCTGAGGAGCAGTGACTCGCCAGACATCATTGTCTTTGGGTTCCAAGAGCTGGTTGATTTGGAGGATAAGACTTTGACTGCGAAGAGGTTCCTgaagccgaagaagaaggaggggacgGATCAGGAACGGATGAGCCATCAGTATCGGAACTGGCTGGCGCATCTGAAGCAGAGCCTGGATCAGCATATGGATGGGGAGTTGTACCACGTGCTGCATTCCGCGCCGCTCGTGGGGCTGTTCACTGCCATTTTTGTCAAGGCAGACCTCCTGGGCCGGATCAGCAATCTTAACAGCGCTGAGGTCAAGAGAGGCATGGGCGGTCTTCATGGAAACAAAGGTGCCATTGTGGTGAGGTTCATGGTGGATGATACCTCGCTCTGTTTTGTCAACTGCCACTTGGCAGCTGGACAGTCGGGGGCGAATCAAAGACACAACGACATTGCCGCTATTTTGGAGGCGTCCCTCCTGCCAGGTGAGAGGGACGCCTCGGTGCGGTTCGACAGCTttgtcggtggtggggacGGCACAATGATCCTAGACCATGAGCTGTGTCTTCTCAACGGAGATCTCAACTACAGAATCGACACCATGTCGCGAGACACTGTCGTCACAGCTGTCAAGGCGGGCAATCTCGCCAAGCTCCTGGAGCGTGATCAGCTGCTCGTGGCTAGGCGAAGGAACCCCGGGTTCAGACTCAGGGCATTTGAAGAGCTTCCCATCACCTTTGCGCCAACGTACAAGTATGATGTTGGGACGGACAACTATGACACGtcggagaagagaagaagcccGGCGTGGTGTGATCGGTTGCTCTTCAGGTGCGGGGCCGGCAGGGGAAGGATAGAGCAGTTGGATTACACACGGCATGAGGTGCGAGTGTCGGATCACAGGCCAGTGAGCGGGAGATTCAGGTTtgaggtgaagaaggtgaggagCAAGGAGAGGGCACAGGTTTGGATGGAGTGCCAgcaggagtttgaggatctgagggggagggagggaagaggggagaa ATTCTTCTACTTGACGAACGTGATTGGGTACGACGAATTAACGGCAACACAGTTAatcgagcagcagcagcggtcgAGCAGGTCTGctgttggtgggaggagagatCATAGAAGTCCTAGTGGACAAAGGGAATGA
- a CDS encoding uncharacterized protein (COG:S; EggNog:ENOG503P5FU), whose amino-acid sequence MNTVKSFWAGWGALCLAGGGAYYFAKQGIDADRRARLEEQRKRKSMVESLEYSQNVPTQPISSSAMGGSASVPPRQGTPARTDTVGSPSLETGNDPAPTRHAPATEAERVVEKSKYEASVPFRSPKGDRFS is encoded by the exons ATGAACACT GTTAAATCTTTCTG GGCGGGCTGGGGCGCATTGTGCTTGG ccggcggcggcgcatACTACTTCGCGAAGCAAGGCATCGATGCTGACAGGCGTGCTCGCCTCGAGGAGCAGCGCAAGAGAAAGAGCATGGTTGAATCGCTCGAGTACTCACAGAATGTCCCGACCCAGCCAatttcttcttcagcaatGGGTGGTTCTGCCTCAGTCCCACCTCGCCAGGGCACACCAGCGAGGACAGACACAGTCGGCTCACCAAGCCTAGAGACGGGCAATGATCCGGCGCCTACAAGGCATGCGCCTGCtaccgaggccgagagggtAGTCGAGAAGAGCAAGTACGAAGCCAGTGTGCCGTTCCGCAGTCCGAAGGGTGACCGGTTCTCATaa
- a CDS encoding uncharacterized protein (EggNog:ENOG503Q41A; COG:S): MESASKELTISKTLLTSALFRPDPVSCPRNDIESMLALLNSTIAECSPTNVQRCKQWALNNLIPSPNRISNFCKYLVALSKSIGQDKDVTAQSARNRVPSARRRRLHILYILNDLLYHVKYRNRDDGFAQKLEPALPALFKSAAAFNNCPKHLRKLRDLVSLWEENQYFPQGHIHELRTAVETPVEEDAAKDAEQTVVSDASAAKLAKSAPFIMPAMHGDPSVPWYDLPAGTWLPHLQKNSTKSINPSVIKPLELVKGPAEPNLVEAVKSLILDIDKIYSNEADFGETPRDIGQMGEVVEIDEITGDIIGGDTYYGWSRQFCNNMKARKRNGGRQNERDDNRGRRQTRSSRSYSRSRSRSRSRSGRRRGHSVSSMSSDRPAFKRQRVSESPRSGRSRSRRRRRDASRSRSRSRSGSRNRSRSYTDQSRSRSRSRSLSSRGARSRRHRSRSYSRSRSRSRSRSRSRSLSRSRSHSGRSRSPIGSFPKSPSYFPPPSRDRISQPGHQAYPSQPPPPLQTQPVYVPPTGNFPGGYLPPNYLGAGLPMPLPPPPNYTGPWPPAPPPPGGIPQGFFSGIPPPPPPPPPPGMGTGFQGGWAGRGGHGVPPPLSPPTGPQEGYQGGWQQGRGGNNGGYNGRGGGRGGGNRGGYGQKRW, translated from the exons ATGGAGTCGGCGTCCAAAGAGTTGACCATCTCAAAGACGCTGCTCACCTCGGCTCTCTTTCGCCCTGATCCAGTCTCCTGTCCGCGCAATGACATCGAGTCTATGCTCGCGCTCCTCAACTCGACCATCGCCGAGTGCTCGCCAACCAATGTCCAG AGATGCAAACAATGGGCTCTGAACAATCTGATTCCTTCGCCGAACCGGATCTCCAACTTTTGCAAATACTTGGTCGCCCTTTCCAAGTCGATTGGCCAGGACAAAGATGTCACCGCACAATCAGCAAGGAATCGCGTGCCCTCGGCAAGGCGACGCCGGCTACACATACTCTACATTCTCAACGACTTGCTCTATCACGTCAAGTATCGAAACCGCGATGACGGCTTTGCCCAGAAGCTAGAGCCCGCATTGCCTGCTTTGTTCAAGAGCGCTGCCGCCTTCAACAATTGCCCCAAACACCTTCGAAAACTACGAGACCTGGTCAGCCTGTGGGAAGAGAACCAGTACTTTCCCCAGGGACACATTCACGAGCTCCGAACAGCAGTGGAAACGCCAGTCGAGGAGGACGCAGCTAAGGACGCCGAGCAGACTGTCGTCTCAGACGCTTCTGCGGCTAAGCTGGCAAAATCAGCCCCATTCATCATGCCAGCAATGCACGGAGACCCTTCGGTGCCGTGGTACGACCTTCCTGCAGGCACTTGGCTTCCACATCTCCAAAAGAACTCGACCAAGTCGATAAACCCGTCGGTAATCAAGCCGCTGGAGTTGGTCAAGGGACCAGCGGAACCGAACCTAGTGGAAGCAGTCAAGAGCCTCATTCTCGATATCGACAAGATCTACTCTAATGAAGCGGACTTTGGCGAGACGCCACGAGACATTGGTCagatgggagaggtggtcGAGATTGACGAAATCACGGGCGACATCATTGGAGGTGACACCTACTATGGTTGGTCTCGGCAGTTTTGCAATAACATGAAGGCGCGGAAGCGGAACGGTGGACGACAGAACGAGCGGGATGATAAtagaggaagaagacagaCGCGATCATCGCGTTCGTACAGCCGGTCACGCAGTCGATCTCGCAGTCGTAGTGGACGCCGCCGCGGCCACAGTGTGTCGAGCATGAGCTCAGATCGGCCTGCTTTCAAACGCCAGCGAGTCTCGGAATCACCACGCAGCGGTAGAAGTCGGTCTAGACGTCGACGCAGAGATgcgagcaggagcaggagcaggagcaggagcgggAGCAGAAACAGATCTAGATCCTACACTGATCAATCACGGTCAcgctcaagatcaagatcaCTCTCCAGCCGGGGCGCTCGTTCAAGAAGACATCGCAGCCGGAGTTACTCCCGATCCCGGTCCAGATCAAGGTCTCGTTCTCGTTCTCGATCCCTCTCCAGATCCCGTAGCCACAGCGGCCGAAGCAGAAGCCCAATAGGAAGCTTCCCCAAAAGCCCAAGCTacttcccaccaccgtccaGAGATCGGATATCACAACCTGGCCATCAAGCTTATCCAAgtcaaccaccgccgccactgcAAACCCAGCCGGTTTATGTACCGCCCACTGGCAACTTTCCCGGCGGATATCTTCCGCCGAACTACCTAGGGGCAGGATTACCGATGCCGCTCCCGCCACCGCCGAATTACACCgggccttggcctcctgcGCCTCCGCCACCGGGTGGTATACCTCAGGGGTTTTTCTCTGGGattccgccgcctcctcctcctcctcctcctccgggaaTGGGGACGGGATTTCaggggggttgggctgggagggggggtcaTGGAGTGCCGCCTCCTCTTTCGCCGCCGACGGGGCCGCAGGAGGGGTATCAGGGTGGGTGGCAGCAGGGACGTGGGGGAAATAATGGGGGGTATAATGgtaggggtggtgggaggggaggtggtaaTAGGGGGGGCTATGGACAGAAGAGGTGGTGA